In Marinimicrobium koreense, the following are encoded in one genomic region:
- a CDS encoding RNA polymerase sigma factor, with the protein MTLDFRSQLVALLPRLRRFALGLTASRDEADDLVQAACEKALVKQDQWQPDTRLDSWLYRIIQTQRIDHLRRAKRSPVSVPENAMPDLEDAQSADRAENEDLLRHTLKALEQLPEEQRAVMLLVVVEGHSYREVAEQLGIPQGTVMSRLARARLRVQELLAPTEQANEQP; encoded by the coding sequence ATGACACTGGATTTTCGTTCGCAGCTGGTAGCGCTGTTGCCGCGCCTGAGGCGGTTTGCCCTGGGCTTGACGGCCAGTCGGGACGAGGCGGATGACCTTGTACAGGCCGCCTGCGAAAAGGCGTTGGTCAAACAGGATCAGTGGCAGCCGGACACCCGACTGGACTCCTGGCTGTACCGGATCATCCAGACCCAGCGGATTGATCACCTGCGCCGTGCAAAACGCTCACCGGTCAGCGTGCCGGAGAACGCTATGCCGGACTTGGAAGATGCCCAAAGTGCCGACCGGGCTGAGAACGAAGACCTGCTCAGGCACACCCTGAAAGCCCTGGAGCAGTTGCCCGAGGAGCAGAGGGCGGTGATGCTGCTGGTGGTCGTTGAAGGCCACTCCTATCGGGAGGTGGCGGAGCAACTGGGGATTCCACAGGGCACGGTCATGAGCCGTTTGGCGCGCGCCCGCCTGCGAGTGCAGGAGCTTCTGGCTCCCACGGAGCAGGCAAACGAGCAGCCTTGA
- the pbpG gene encoding D-alanyl-D-alanine endopeptidase produces MTLFNKVRSSSIARFLPCGALLALLLAPVVLAEETPDPERLRLASVSAAVAPIGAETPFYTKRADWSMPIASVTKLMTGLVVLESGASLNEWLTVEERHFPPAANAFSRLRPGSEAQRGDLLRIALMSSENYAAYLLARHHPEGYDAFIEAMNEKARSLGMTRTRFVDSSGLSDDNVSSAGDLLKLAQAAYGNETLRELSADGRHSVRFRKPGYTLHFGNTNPLVHSGRWDVDLTKTGYLTAAGRCLVMVTEMNGEPTAVVLLNSFGTRTPLGDAGRIRRWIENGTASTVAQAALRYEQETAERLSGQQVAESGAAQSP; encoded by the coding sequence ATGACCCTATTCAATAAAGTCAGATCGTCGTCAATCGCACGTTTCCTGCCCTGTGGGGCATTGCTGGCCCTGCTCTTGGCCCCGGTGGTCCTGGCCGAGGAAACCCCGGACCCCGAGAGGCTGAGGCTGGCCTCGGTCAGTGCGGCGGTGGCTCCTATTGGTGCTGAAACCCCGTTCTACACCAAACGTGCCGACTGGAGCATGCCCATCGCATCGGTCACAAAGCTGATGACCGGGCTGGTGGTCCTGGAATCCGGCGCGTCTCTGAATGAGTGGTTGACGGTCGAGGAGCGTCATTTTCCACCGGCGGCCAACGCCTTCTCCCGCCTGCGTCCCGGATCTGAAGCCCAGCGCGGCGATCTGTTGCGTATTGCCCTGATGTCCTCGGAAAACTATGCCGCCTATCTGTTGGCCCGCCATCACCCCGAGGGCTATGACGCCTTCATTGAGGCGATGAACGAGAAGGCCCGCTCCCTTGGCATGACCCGCACCCGCTTTGTCGACTCCTCGGGCCTGTCGGATGACAACGTCTCCAGTGCCGGCGATCTGCTGAAGCTCGCGCAGGCCGCCTACGGAAATGAAACCCTTCGAGAGCTCAGTGCCGATGGGCGCCACAGTGTGCGCTTTCGCAAGCCGGGCTACACCCTGCACTTTGGTAACACGAATCCGCTGGTGCACAGTGGTCGGTGGGATGTGGATCTGACCAAAACCGGTTACCTGACGGCGGCCGGGCGCTGTCTGGTCATGGTGACGGAAATGAATGGCGAACCGACCGCGGTGGTTCTTCTGAACTCTTTCGGTACCCGCACGCCCTTGGGCGATGCCGGTCGGATCCGTCGGTGGATCGAAAACGGCACCGCCAGTACCGTGGCTCAGGCGGCGTTGCGCTACGAACAGGAAACCGCCGAACGCTTGAGCGGGCAGCAAGTGGCGGAAAGCGGTGCCGCTCAATCGCCTTGA
- a CDS encoding bifunctional alpha/beta hydrolase/OsmC family protein — MPRQKVEFTNAEGHTLAGALELPDSGTPKAFALFAHCFTCGKDVIAATRIARTLADQGIAVLRFDFTGLGSSEGDFANTTFSSNVSDLEAAAKFLGEEHQAPALLIGHSLGGAAVLAVARRLKSVQAVVTIAAPASPKHVEHLFADQACDIRQEGRAPVTIAGRTFELGAELLEDLENWPLEETVGALRKPLLIFHSPVDQVVNVDEAAKIFQAAKHPKSFVSLDDADHLLSDQSDADYVALTLAAWASRYLKLEPVKAQSHDRPSVEAGEVLITEQDAHFLRGLYTADHQWQADEPKDKGGSNEGPNPYDLLLMSLGACTSMTLRMYINHKKLPVENLEVRLRHERVHAEDCQDCEAKDGMISEIHRELRYDGSLSDEQHQRLLDIADKCPVHKTLKGEIRILTRSPFVAS; from the coding sequence ATGCCACGCCAGAAAGTCGAATTTACCAACGCCGAGGGCCATACCCTGGCCGGCGCTCTGGAACTGCCCGACAGCGGCACCCCCAAGGCCTTCGCCCTGTTCGCCCACTGTTTTACCTGCGGCAAGGACGTGATCGCCGCCACCCGCATCGCCCGTACCCTGGCCGATCAGGGCATCGCGGTGCTGCGCTTTGACTTCACCGGCTTGGGCAGTAGCGAGGGCGATTTCGCCAATACCACCTTTTCGAGTAATGTGTCGGACCTCGAGGCCGCCGCAAAGTTTCTCGGCGAAGAGCACCAGGCTCCGGCCCTGCTGATCGGCCACAGCCTGGGCGGCGCCGCCGTTCTGGCGGTGGCTCGAAGGCTGAAATCGGTACAGGCGGTAGTCACCATCGCCGCCCCCGCGTCCCCCAAGCACGTCGAACACCTGTTCGCCGATCAGGCCTGCGACATCCGCCAGGAAGGCCGCGCGCCAGTGACCATCGCCGGGCGCACCTTTGAGCTGGGAGCGGAACTGCTGGAGGACCTGGAGAACTGGCCACTGGAGGAAACCGTCGGCGCCCTGCGCAAACCTTTACTGATTTTCCACTCCCCTGTGGATCAGGTGGTCAACGTGGATGAAGCGGCAAAAATTTTCCAGGCCGCCAAACACCCCAAAAGCTTCGTCTCGCTGGACGACGCCGACCACCTGCTCAGCGATCAGAGCGATGCCGACTATGTCGCGCTCACTCTGGCCGCCTGGGCCAGTCGCTACCTGAAACTCGAGCCGGTCAAGGCGCAAAGTCACGACCGCCCCAGCGTCGAGGCCGGCGAAGTGCTGATTACCGAGCAGGATGCACACTTCCTGCGCGGGCTGTACACCGCCGACCACCAGTGGCAGGCGGACGAGCCGAAAGACAAGGGCGGCAGCAATGAGGGCCCCAACCCCTACGATCTACTATTGATGTCCTTGGGGGCCTGCACGTCCATGACGCTGCGCATGTACATCAATCACAAAAAGCTGCCAGTGGAGAATCTGGAAGTCCGTCTCAGGCATGAGCGCGTCCACGCCGAGGACTGCCAGGATTGTGAAGCCAAAGACGGCATGATCAGCGAAATTCACCGGGAGCTCCGCTATGATGGCTCGCTGAGCGACGAGCAACACCAACGGCTGTTGGACATCGCTGACAAGTGTCCGGTGCACAAAACGCTCAAGGGCGAAATCCGGATTCTCACCCGTAGCCCATTCGTCGCGTCATAA